One Spinacia oleracea cultivar Varoflay chromosome 4, BTI_SOV_V1, whole genome shotgun sequence DNA segment encodes these proteins:
- the LOC110783723 gene encoding non-functional pseudokinase ZED1 — MSISRMASSSFRKIWKTTSLKPQENATVRGKYMVFEGSIENFIENGALVLEESISLFHGKSNPIRYFSVDELNAMNLEKHSMSFRERDVKWYKGFWDGRCVLVKEQSEKHNSDLRLATFREIVVAAQMSTHNNVHKLVGCFVETKYTVLVFEWVENDTLHDLIFKHKPALDWKERLRIAWEIAHAMSYLHTAFHRPIIHRSLKPQNVYLSKEDNTAKLSDFSLSISVPEGEEYVEDIVVGTFGYLAPEYSYFNRLAESVDVYTFGVFFLVILTGKDAVLRPVKPLEDSDEMTPLVEWVKNVFGYKCISEIVDPAITGTDEQVKQQLRASIELALRCTETEEDSRPTMVDVATQLKTIIKSSQSICPLSVTGQLSASCSHNLIC, encoded by the exons ATGAGTATCAGTCGTATGGCATCGAGTTCATTTAGAAAGATATGGAAGACTACCAGTCTGAAACCACAAGAAAATGCAACG GTAAGGGGCAAATACATGGTTTTTGAAGGAAGCATAGAAAACTTTATAGAGAATGGAGCATTGGTATTAGAGGAAAGCATTTCTTTGTTTCATGGTAAATCAAACCCCATCCGCTACTTCTCAGTAGATGAGCTCAATGCTATGAATCTGGAAAAACACTCTATGTCTTTTAGGGAACGGGATGTTAAGTGGTACAAAGGTTTTTGGGATGGAAGATGTGTTTTGGTAAAAGAACAATCTGAAAAACATAATTCTGATCTCAGGTTAGCAACTTTCCGTGAGATTGTGGTTGCTGCACAAATGAGCACTCATAATAACGTGCACAAGCTTGTCGGATGTTTTGTTGAGACGAAATATACAGTCCTCGTTTTTGAGTGGGTAGAAAATGATACTCTTCATGATCTAATCTTCAAACATAAACCAGCACTTGATTGGAAGGAGAGGCTGAGAATTGCATGGGAAATCGCTCATGCTATGTCATATCTTCACACTGCATTTCACCGGCCTATAATTCATAGGAGTTTAAAGCCTCAAAATGTGTACTTGAGCAAGGAGGATAATACTGCTAAATTGTCAGACTTCAGTCTTTCAATTTCTGTTCCTGAGGGTGAAGAATACGTTGAAGATATTGTGGTGGGCACATTCGGTTATCTTGCTCCTGAATATAGCTATTTTAACAGACTTGCAGAGAGTGTAGATGTGTATACGTTTGGTGTGTTTTTTCTCGTGATATTGACAGGAAAAGATGCTGTATTAAGGCCAGTCAAGCCATTAGAGGACAGTGATGAGATGACTCCTTTAGTTGAGTGGGTTAAGAATGTATTTGGATACAAATGCATATCAGAGATCGTAGACCCTGCAATCACTGGAACGGATGAACAAGTTAAACAGCAATTAAGAGCATCAATAGAGCTTGCACTCCGGTGCACGGAAACAGAAGAAGATTCCAGGCCGACTATGGTTGATGTGGCAACTCAACTCAAGACCATCATCAAATCCTCTCAATCAATCTGTCCCTTATCTGTTACAGGGCAGCTTTCTGCAAGCTGCTCACATAATCTAATCTGTTAG